The following proteins come from a genomic window of Trifolium pratense cultivar HEN17-A07 linkage group LG4, ARS_RC_1.1, whole genome shotgun sequence:
- the LOC123924150 gene encoding vesicle-associated protein 1-4-like isoform X2: MGQRISSAKSSASKLWCFINPRFASSESFTPFYGNYEKLKSQEDSFNLQIHPYELQFPFELKKEISCSLQLSNKSDNYLAFKVNTPNPNKYYVTPNIGAVLPRSTCDIIVTMQAQKEAPLDMQCKDEFVIQSIDANHKRYHSKNGATTKDITPEMFNKESCYEVKECKLRVVYIAPPQLPSQVREGSDKDLKASNNKVEQQDTSLQIHPQELQFPFELRKQISCSLQLSNKSDNDVAFKVKTTNPKKYCVRPNNGVVLPRSTFDIIVIMQAQKQAPPDMQCKDKFLIQSIVANHKSYHSKNGATTKDITPEMFKKESGYEVEECKFKVVYVPPPQPPSLVREGSDEDLSSRASGFPDKARALISKLTEERNSAIDKYKRLEQELELLRREANNNCHT; this comes from the exons ATGGGACAAAGGATTTCTTCTGCTAAATCCTCAGCTTCTAAATTGTGGTGTTTCATCAATCCACGTTTTGCTTCTTCTGAATCTTTCACTCCATTTTAtggaaattatgaaaaattgaaatcACAAGAAGATAGTTTCAATCTCCAGATACATCCTTATGAGCTGCAATTTCCAT TTGAATTGAAGAAGGAGATATCCTGCTCTTTGCAATTGTCTAACAAGTCAGATAATTATTTGGCTTTTAAG GTTAACACTCCAAATCCAAACAAGTATTATGTTACGCCAAATATTGGAGCTGTGTTACCCAGGTCTACTTGTGATATTATAg TTACAATGCAAGCCCAAAAGGAAGCACCTCTTGACATGCAATGCAAAGATGAATTTGTCATTCAAAGCATAGATGCAAATCACAAAAGATATCACTCCAAAAATGGAGCAACCACAAAAGATATAACTCCAGAAATG TTTAATAAAGAGTCCTGCTATGAGGTTAAAGAGTGCAAATTAAGAGTTGTCTATATTGCTCCTCCTCAACTACCATCCCAGGTTCGAGAAGGATCTGATAAAGATTTGAAAGCTTCCAATAACAAGGTTGAACAGCAGGATACTTCACTTCAG ATACATCCTCAGGAGCTGCAATTTCCCT TTGAATTGAGGAAGCAAATATCATGTTCTTTGCAGTTGTCTAACAAGTCAGATAATGATGTAGCTTTCAAG GTTAAGACTACAAATCCAAAGAAGTATTGTGTTAGGCCTAACAATGGAGTTGTGTTGCCTAGGTCTACTTTTGATATTATAG TTATAATGCAAGCCCAAAAGCAGGCACCTCCTGACATGCAATGCAAAGATAAGTTTCTCATTCAAAGCATAGTTGCAAACCACAAAAGTTATCATTCCAAAAATGGAGCAACAACAAAAGATATCACTCCAGAAATG TTTAAGAAAGAGTCTGGCTATGAGGTTGAAGAGTGCAAGTTCAAAGTTGTTTACGTGCCTCCTCCTCAACCACCATCCCTAGTTCGAGAAGGATCTGATGAAGATTTGTCTTCGCGAGCATCTGGCTTTCCAGATAAG GCGAGAGCACTTATTTCAAAGTTAACCGAGGAGAGGAATTCTGCTATTGACAAATATAAAAGGCTTGAGCAAGAACTG GAGCTTCTGAGGCGTGAGGCCAACAACAACTGTCATACATAG
- the LOC123924150 gene encoding vesicle-associated protein 1-4-like isoform X1, which produces MGQRISSAKSSASKLWCFINPRFASSESFTPFYGNYEKLKSQEDSFNLQIHPYELQFPFELKKEISCSLQLSNKSDNYLAFKVNTPNPNKYYVTPNIGAVLPRSTCDIIVTMQAQKEAPLDMQCKDEFVIQSIDANHKRYHSKNGATTKDITPEMFNKESCYEVKECKLRVVYIAPPQLPSQVREGSDKDLKASNNKVEQQDTSLQIHPQELQFPFELRKQISCSLQLSNKSDNDVAFKVKTTNPKKYCVRPNNGVVLPRSTFDIIVIMQAQKQAPPDMQCKDKFLIQSIVANHKSYHSKNGATTKDITPEMFKKESGYEVEECKFKVVYVPPPQPPSLVREGSDEDLSSRASGFPDKARALISKLTEERNSAIDKYKRLEQELVWHLFRKFSFMDAYAHFIFNV; this is translated from the exons ATGGGACAAAGGATTTCTTCTGCTAAATCCTCAGCTTCTAAATTGTGGTGTTTCATCAATCCACGTTTTGCTTCTTCTGAATCTTTCACTCCATTTTAtggaaattatgaaaaattgaaatcACAAGAAGATAGTTTCAATCTCCAGATACATCCTTATGAGCTGCAATTTCCAT TTGAATTGAAGAAGGAGATATCCTGCTCTTTGCAATTGTCTAACAAGTCAGATAATTATTTGGCTTTTAAG GTTAACACTCCAAATCCAAACAAGTATTATGTTACGCCAAATATTGGAGCTGTGTTACCCAGGTCTACTTGTGATATTATAg TTACAATGCAAGCCCAAAAGGAAGCACCTCTTGACATGCAATGCAAAGATGAATTTGTCATTCAAAGCATAGATGCAAATCACAAAAGATATCACTCCAAAAATGGAGCAACCACAAAAGATATAACTCCAGAAATG TTTAATAAAGAGTCCTGCTATGAGGTTAAAGAGTGCAAATTAAGAGTTGTCTATATTGCTCCTCCTCAACTACCATCCCAGGTTCGAGAAGGATCTGATAAAGATTTGAAAGCTTCCAATAACAAGGTTGAACAGCAGGATACTTCACTTCAG ATACATCCTCAGGAGCTGCAATTTCCCT TTGAATTGAGGAAGCAAATATCATGTTCTTTGCAGTTGTCTAACAAGTCAGATAATGATGTAGCTTTCAAG GTTAAGACTACAAATCCAAAGAAGTATTGTGTTAGGCCTAACAATGGAGTTGTGTTGCCTAGGTCTACTTTTGATATTATAG TTATAATGCAAGCCCAAAAGCAGGCACCTCCTGACATGCAATGCAAAGATAAGTTTCTCATTCAAAGCATAGTTGCAAACCACAAAAGTTATCATTCCAAAAATGGAGCAACAACAAAAGATATCACTCCAGAAATG TTTAAGAAAGAGTCTGGCTATGAGGTTGAAGAGTGCAAGTTCAAAGTTGTTTACGTGCCTCCTCCTCAACCACCATCCCTAGTTCGAGAAGGATCTGATGAAGATTTGTCTTCGCGAGCATCTGGCTTTCCAGATAAG GCGAGAGCACTTATTTCAAAGTTAACCGAGGAGAGGAATTCTGCTATTGACAAATATAAAAGGCTTGAGCAAGAACTGGTATGGCATTTATTCcgtaaattttcttttatggatgcttatgCACATTTTATCTTTAATGTTTAG
- the LOC123924154 gene encoding vesicle-associated protein 1-1-like produces the protein MGQRVSCCTHPSFASSNYGDYEKLESEEDSIVQKKNKSQEDSYPELHFPFELGKRIKQSFPLTNPTDDYMAFRVMGSNPKKYSVSSNIGAVSPKSTYDIKVTMQAQEEAPPNMQCKDIFVFKTIFVKPGATRKHITPEMFEKNSGYEVKELIVRVVYVAPPKLPSPFQETFDRKSSPRAN, from the exons ATGGGACAAAGAGTTTCTTGTTGCACTCACCCATCTTTTGCTTCTTCCAATTATGGTGATTATGAAAAATTGGAATCAGAAGAAGATAGCAttgttcaaaagaaaaacaaatcacaagAAGATTCTTATCCGGAGCTGCACTTTCCAT TTGAATTGGGGAAGAGGATCAAACAGTCTTTTCCATTGACTAACCCAACAGATGATTATATGGCTTTTCGT GTTATGGGTTCAAATCCAAAGAAGTACTCTGTTAGTTCTAATATTGGAGCTGTGTCGCCTAAGTCTACTTATGATATTAaag TTACAATGCAAGCTCAAGAGGAGGCACCTCCAAACATGCAATGCAAAGATATCTTTGTATTTAAAACAATATTTGTAAAGCCCGGAGCTACTAGAAAACATATCACTCCAGAAATG TTTGAAAAAAATTCCGGCTATGAGGTGAAAGAATTGATCGTGCGAGTTGTTTATGTTGCTCCTCCTAAACTGCCATCCCCATTTCAAGAAACATTCGATAGAAAATCGTCTCCTCGAGCAAATTAA